The proteins below come from a single Piscinibacter gummiphilus genomic window:
- the flhF gene encoding flagellar biosynthesis protein FlhF, with protein sequence MNVKRFTARTSRDALTLVRQAFGEDAVVLSTKPCPEGVEVLAMAPESVQQIERLSATSVAARTAAAQQPAARPAAKPTPKATPAQAAAPKQQAPVMNDDVQDDVARLSMSTLSFQDYVRERMLKRRQAAINAQGRGQEPGFEDSRQDFADSRQDFANSRQGFMDSRQDIEPDLPSALEQRLAARSSVPQPPKAAPNLAIVTPPAQPRSQMREPPVLREEVRAAQQQQAMPQPVMQQPVAVPSLADTQSAVNLAAARREQQDMMNELRSMKGLIEDRFGALAFMEKMQRHPQQAQLIQKLLDCGFSPALTRKLVESLPTDVADETSWAANVLERNLITGEAEHALEDQGGVFALIGSTGVGKTTSAAKIAAAFASKHGANNLGLITLDAYRVGAHEQLRAYGRILGVPVHTAHDRASLEDLLELLASKKMVLIDTAGMAQRDTRTRELLEMLAHRSIQKLLVINAAAQGETIEDVMISYHAATCRGLILSKMDEAVKLAPALDALIRHKLKVVGVANGQRVPEDWHRLSAHALVHRALRANVNPAYRVEASDVNLIFTARQQAQRPRPSSLHA encoded by the coding sequence CAAACGCTTTACTGCGCGGACCTCGCGCGACGCCCTGACCCTGGTGCGCCAGGCTTTCGGCGAAGACGCCGTGGTGTTGTCGACCAAGCCCTGCCCCGAAGGCGTGGAAGTGCTGGCCATGGCGCCGGAGAGCGTGCAGCAGATCGAGCGCCTGTCGGCCACGTCGGTCGCCGCCCGCACGGCCGCTGCGCAGCAGCCCGCCGCCCGCCCCGCCGCCAAGCCCACGCCGAAGGCCACACCGGCCCAGGCCGCCGCGCCGAAGCAACAAGCCCCCGTGATGAACGACGACGTGCAGGACGATGTGGCCCGCCTGTCGATGAGCACGCTCTCGTTCCAGGACTACGTGCGCGAGCGCATGCTCAAGCGCCGCCAGGCCGCGATCAATGCACAAGGCCGTGGCCAGGAGCCCGGCTTCGAAGACTCGCGCCAGGACTTCGCCGATTCCCGCCAGGATTTCGCGAACTCTCGCCAGGGCTTCATGGATTCGCGGCAGGACATCGAGCCCGACCTGCCGAGCGCGCTCGAGCAGCGCCTGGCCGCCCGCAGCAGCGTGCCGCAGCCGCCCAAGGCTGCGCCCAACCTCGCCATCGTCACCCCGCCCGCCCAGCCGCGCAGCCAGATGCGCGAGCCGCCGGTGCTGCGTGAAGAAGTGCGTGCCGCGCAACAACAGCAAGCCATGCCCCAGCCGGTGATGCAGCAGCCGGTGGCCGTGCCGTCGCTCGCCGACACGCAAAGCGCCGTCAACCTGGCTGCCGCCCGCCGCGAGCAGCAGGACATGATGAACGAGCTGCGCTCGATGAAGGGCCTGATCGAAGACCGCTTCGGCGCGCTCGCCTTCATGGAGAAGATGCAGCGCCACCCGCAGCAGGCCCAACTGATCCAGAAGCTGCTCGACTGCGGCTTCTCGCCCGCACTCACCCGCAAGCTCGTCGAGAGCCTGCCCACCGACGTGGCCGACGAGACCTCCTGGGCCGCCAACGTGCTGGAGCGCAACCTCATCACCGGCGAAGCCGAGCACGCGCTCGAAGACCAGGGCGGCGTGTTCGCCCTCATCGGCTCCACCGGCGTCGGCAAGACCACGAGTGCCGCCAAGATCGCTGCCGCCTTCGCCTCCAAGCACGGCGCCAACAACCTCGGCCTGATCACGCTCGACGCGTATCGCGTGGGCGCCCATGAACAACTGCGCGCCTACGGCCGCATCCTCGGCGTGCCGGTGCACACCGCCCACGACCGCGCTTCGCTCGAAGACCTGTTGGAACTCCTCGCCTCCAAGAAGATGGTGCTGATCGACACCGCCGGCATGGCCCAGCGCGACACCCGCACCCGCGAGCTGCTCGAGATGCTGGCGCACCGCTCCATCCAGAAGCTGCTCGTCATCAACGCCGCCGCGCAGGGCGAGACGATCGAAGACGTGATGATTTCGTACCACGCGGCCACCTGCCGCGGTCTGATCCTGTCGAAGATGGACGAAGCCGTGAAGCTCGCCCCCGCGCTCGACGCACTGATCCGCCACAAGTTGAAGGTGGTGGGCGTGGCCAACGGCCAGCGTGTGCCCGAAGACTGGCACCGCCTCTCGGCCCATGCGCTCGTGCACCGCGCGCTGCGCGCCAACGTGAACCCGGCCTACCGCGTGGAAGCGTCAGACGTGAACCTGATC